The segment TCGGCGTAAATGCGGGCACGACCGCAGCCCAGATATTGAGCGCCATCGTGCAGGGAGCGCCCGACCTCACGGAAGCGCAGATAGAAGGTGGCGGGTTCTCGTTCCTCGGCACGGCGGACATGAACGTCAGCACATCCGGCATCGGCGTCGGCAACAACAACCTGGATGGAAACGGGACGGCCGGCATCAATAGCGGCGACGAGAGTTTCGTCATCAATCCCGAGACCTTGCTGACGGCCATGAAGGTGTTCATCGACAACACGCTGCAGGGTTACAACCCGGCAACCGAAGAGCTGTACTACAGGGTCTTCTTCGAGGACGGCACGAGTTCGGCGCAGACGAAGGTTCTTGCCGCGGACCTGGCCTCCGAGGCAGGGAACCAGAAGTCTTTCCTCGTCCAGTGGGATGGCGCGAAGATGATCGACGCGGTTCAGCTCACGATGGGCCTGGGCGTGATCAAGGTGCCGGTGATCCAGTTCATCAAGCAGGTCGAGAACATGGCCAACGATATCCAGTTGGCCTTCAACGCAACGCTGACGGACAAGGATGGGGACACGGCGACGAGTACGTTCGACGCCAATCTGTTTGCGAACGACCCGAACGACCAGCTCTTCGACTACAGGTTGGATGGAACGAGCGGTGAGCAGGATGCCTTCAACATCGATCTGTCGGCCGCCGAGAACCTGTACCAGGTCAACGGCTTCGATGTGGCGCCGGGTCTGCGGGACAAGCTGGTGCTCATTGGCGATGCGGGCGCGGTTGTCCAATCGATCGACAACACCGGCGCAAACAGCATCGTGACGATCGACGAGTCAGGCGCACAGACAACGACCATCACCGTGGTCGGAGTCGACCTCCTGAACACCGACATCTTCTTCGGCAGCGCGTGACACATCACCTGTGTCAGCGGAAGCGGGGGTGGCATGAACGCCACCCCCGTTTTTTTTGCAGATCCCCGCGCGGCCCATCCACCATCGTCTGAGGACCGCCAAGAGTGAACGACCTGGCCCCCCAAGGGGAGCCAGGTCATTTTCATTGCGGAGGTCGGATCGGAAGGCTCAGTCCATTTCCACCCAGGTGGAATCCGGCGGCTCGCCACCGCTGGCGAGCCCGTGCTTCAGCGCGTACATCAGCAGGTCGACGCGATTGATGAGGTTCAGCTTGTGATAGATGCTGCTGAGATGGTTATGCACCGTGTGCTCGCTGATGCCCAGGCGCGCGGCGATGCACATGTACTTGGCGGACGGGTCGCCCACGATGGCGCGAATCAGCTCCCTTTCGCGCAGGGTCAACTGCGAGTACCGCGCACGTTCCGGGTCTGCATTCACGCGTACCTGTCCGGCCGCGGAATAGTTGGATAGCCCACCGGCCCAGGCCCGGTCCAGCCCGATATCGCGGTGGTGAACCTTGATGATGGCGCGGATGATCGACTCCGTCGGGTCCTCCGCCAGCACGACGCCACGGGCACCGGCGTCTATCGCACGGGCAACGGGAACTGCCTCGTACAGCCCCTTGAGCAGCAGCACCTTCATCTCGTGTCTGCGGGCGAGCAGCGAGATGACGTCCAGCGGATCAAGGGCATCCGGGAAGAAGCTGAAGAAAATGACATTCGGGCGCAGCTGATCGGCACGATCCAGCGCATGGGCATAGGTACTGGCCTGGCCGCACACTTCCATCCGTGGCTTTCTGGCATTGATCAAGTCGTGGAGGCCCATCAGGACGAGGGGACGACAATCGATCAGCATCACGCGTATCGGTTGAGTGCGGGATTGCATTTACATTTTTCGCCCCCCTGACAGGTTGATTCGTCGTGCGGGGTCGCGCGAACGGATTGCCCTTGTTGTATAGGGGGAGGCGGGGCAGATTGCCAGCAGCTCCAGACGTCACGTTGAGTTGCCGGGACAAGCGGCCATCGGCCCTTCTGACCCGACGAACGGGCAATTTTTCGCCGTGAGTTGGCACGCTGGCGCAGCCTCCTGAAGGCGCCTCAACTCATCCATGCGTACCGATCACAACGCGCCTCCCACCGATGCCCCGCTGGGGAAATGAACGAAGCCCCTGAAGACCGAAGAATCTCCAGGGGCTTCGTCTTTCTTGCGGAATGGCGCGTATCAGGCCTCGATGTCAGTGGACAGGGACAGCGCTTTCCAGGCCGCCACTTCGCCTTCCACCAGACAGTGCTTGTCGGCGATTCGCTGCACCGCGTCACTGCCCAGGGCGAGGCGCTGCGGCGGGTTGGTGGCGTTCACCAGCGTCAGGATGGCACCGGCGAACTTGCTCGGATCACCCGGCTGGGCATGGTTGGCGCCCTCGGCGAAGCGGCGCATGGCGCCCACGGTTTCGTCGTAGTCCGCCAGCTCCAGGGCGGTCTTCACCAGGGATTGCTCATCGAGGAAATCGGTGCGGAAGAAGCCTGGCTCCACCACCGTGACCTTCACGCCCAGCGGCGCCAGTTCCTGGTGCAGCGCTTCGCTGATGCCTTCCACGGCGAACTTGGTGGAGCCGTACACACCCCAGCCGTAGTAGGACTGGTAGCCGCCCAGGGAGGAGATGTTGATGACATGGCCGGAACGCTGGCGACGCATGTGCGGCAGCACGGCGCGGGTGACGTTGAGCAGGCCGAAGACGTTGGTCGCATAGATGCGCTCCACTTCCTGCGCGCTGGTTTCCTCCACGGCACCGAGAATGCCGTAGCCGGCGTTGTTGAGCAGCACATCGATGCGGCCGAAGCGCTTGATGCCCTCGGCCACCGCCTCATGGGCCTCGCTTTCGCGGGTCACGTCCAGGCGCACGGCCAGCAGGTTGGGATGGTCGCCCAGGCGGGCAACGACGTCTTCCGGCTTGCGGGCGGTAGCGATTACCGCATCACCGGCCGCCAGGGCCTGTGCTGCGATGAGGGCGCCGAAACCACGGGAAGCTCCAGTGATGAACCAGGTACGCATAGCAACTCTCCTGTGTGGGAGCCCGCACCGCGCGGGCTTTCTGTTCGAGTTGCGCTCACTGTATGGCTGGAAGACTCTTGTGATAATCCCAAGAAAATCGCATGAGCCTGTGACCTGAATTCAGCAATCTTTCAAGGCGGTACTCCGCCCCCTACCCGATCGGCCTCATCCTGCTGGTGCGTGGGGTGGATGACGCTTTTTAGCCACCACCACAGTGCGGGGCTGGACGCCAATGGTGGAAATGAAGGGCGATTTCCACCCTACGGGACCGCTGCGCGGCCCTTGGCAAATCAATTCGCCCCGACAGAATCAGCGGCTCAGCACGAGAATCAGGTACGGAAGACGCCCGGCCCGGATTTCGGGGCCCGCGCGGTATCGCCCAGTTCGGCGGCGGAACGGTTGATGGCGTCCACGGCCTGGCGAGCGTGCTCGAAGGCATCGCGCATGCCACCCAGGCGGCCGGACATGTCGGCCACGGCGTGCTGGATTTCCCCGCTGCCGGCCAGGGCCCGCGAACGCTCCGCCGCATTGCCCATGCGCCGGGCGATCTGGCGGATGGCCAGGTCGATCACGCTGTGGGCATCGGCCAGCACGCTCTGCGTCTGGCCGGCCAGCTTGCGCACCGCGTCGGCGTACTCGCCCAGGTTGCTCAACTGCGCCAGGTACCCGCCGTCCTTGTCCTGGTCTGCAGACTGACATTGCGCAGCAGCATGAAGGGAATTCCGTTCGAGGTATGGGTACAGCCGCGGTTCTCGGCGGCTTCCCTCTTGTGTCGGGAATCCCGGAGAGAACATCAGGGTGGGCGGCCTGCTCCTGGCCGGGAGAAATGGGTGACGTCCATGTCGCTTGATTTCATTCTGCCATCAGATGTTTCGACAACGCCACATCTAAAAGTCGTTCTCGTTCACCCCCGGTGGGAATGCCGGAAGGCTTCCGCGTCATCCAGGGTGGTGTCGAACTGCGGATCGTCGGGGTCACGCTCCAGTTCCAGGTCGATGCAATCGGGGTCGATCAGCCAGCGCGGGAAGTCGTCCTGGACTGTCGCCTCTTGACCGGACACGCCGCTTCTTCTCTCACTACTCATGCTGCACCTCATGAAAAGGCCAGGGCTCATGAATATTGGAGCGGCGCCCGCGTCGCTTCGTTCAGCCTTTCGTCCCACAGTTGCCGGGCGGCTGTTTGCGCGCGTCCCTGGCGCCGACGCCGATCAGCATCCGCGCCTGGGCGTCGCTGATCACGGCGTCGCCATCCACGCAGTGGATCACCGGTGCGTCGAGGGCTTCGTCGGTGCCGACGACCACCTGGTGGATGGGCAACTCAACCAGGTGGCTGTTGAGCAGCAGGCTGCACAGGCCACGGTCCAGGTCGATGCTCACGATCATGACGGCTGCCTCGCATTGATGGATGCATATCCCGGTAGAAGCGCAGGAACGGGCAAAGTTCAGCGGCATTGATTGCGTAGGGAGGACGGCGCCTTTCTCGTCTACCAGATGGAGTCTGGCTGGAACGCGCTGGTGGATGAAAAGAGCGTCATCCACCCTAGGTGCTGGCCTGCCACAACTCTCACCCCCAGCCCCTCTCCCAAAGGTAGGGGGGTGACTCGCGACGGCGAGGGAAAAATCATCCTGACGCCCACACGGGCCTGAAACCGGGCAGATTGGGTGGGGCAGCGACTCCGCCCCTTCAGGAGGCCGAGCGAAATCGTTGCAAAACTCAGCGAAGCGAAGTAACAGCCGAAGGCTGGCCCGAATGGCGTGCGCAGCGAGTCATGGGGACGAGCGGCATGGATGCCGCGAGAGGCGTGTGGGGCCATGGATGGCCCCTCTCGCCGTGCCCCCGGCGCAACGATGGAGGGGGCACCCCGGCGAAGCCGAGGCCGGATGCCGGGGCAGGCGTTCTGGTTCCTTTTTGTGGGCGGCATTCCGACGTTTGCAAAAGGGACTCGCCCGGCAAGGAGAAACCAGAAACATCCGCAGAACTCGGTAAGCAGCTTGGCTCGACGCTTTCCCGCCACACACCCACAAAAGCAAAGACGCCAGCCCTTGGCGGGGCTGGCGCCTGGAACAAGAAATCGGGGCCGGTGTGAGGGCACCGAACCCCGGTGGACGATGCAGCGATGCGAGCAGGATCGCAGCCCGGCCACAAGGATCTCCACCTCCCATACAGGCGAGAGGGAGTGCTAGGGAACTCTGGCGCCGATGGGCACCTTGCCTGGTGGCGGATCAGTGGCGGCGATCCGGCCTCACCAGGCCCAGTTTTTCGATTCGATAGCGCAGCATGTCCCGCGTCAGGCCCAACAGGCGGGCGGACTTGGTGACGTTCCAGTCGGTCTTGTCGAGCATCCTGACGACCATGTCCCGCTCGGCCTCAGGCTCGGCGCCCTGGCCATTGCCGTGGGTGCGGTAGTGGCCGGCAGGCTCGTCCACCAGGGTCGGGCAGATGTGCAGCTGCGCCGCGGTCACCAGTTGCCCCTGGGCCAGCAGCACGGTCTGCTCCAGCATGTTGCGCAATTCGCGCACGTTCCCCGGCCAGCTGTAGCTCTGCAGCAGGTGCTCGGCCTCGGCGCAGAACTGCAGCCCCGGCTTGCCGTAGCGCTTGCCGTGCTGTTTGAGGAAATGCCGGGCCAGCAGCAGGATGTCATCGCCGCGCGCATACAGCCGTGGTACGCGGATGGAGATGATGCGCAGGCGGAAGAACAGATCCCGGCGGAATTTGCCCTGCTGCACCATCTGTTCGAGGTTGCAGTTGGTGGCGCTGATGATGCGCAGGTTGACCTTGCGCTCCTTCACCGAGCCGATGCGGCGAATGGTGCGGTCCTCCAGCAGCTTGAGCAGCTTGGCCTGGAGCACCAGGTCCATCTCGCCCACTTCGTCGAGGAACAGGGTGCCGCCGTCGGCGGCCTCCACCAGGCCCAGGCGGCGATCCTTGGCATCGGTGAAGGCGCCCTTCTCGTGGCCGAAGAGCTCGGCCTCCAGCAGGTGCGCGGGAATCGAGGCGCAGTTGAACTCGACGAAGGGCCCCTTGCCCCGCGCGCCGTCGAAGTGCAGGGCGCGGGCGATCAGTTCCTTGCCGGTGCCGGTCTCGCCTTCGATCAGTACCGCCGGCAGCTCGGCTTCGGCCATGCGGCTCTCGGCATCCAGCAGCCGACGCACCATGGATTTGACTTCCAGCATCGCCGGCGAATCGCCGATCAGCGCCGCCAGCCCGGCGTCCTGCGCCGCGCGGCTGTGGTAGAAGTCCAGCTTGTGTTCCAGGCGCTGTGCCTCCAGGGCCTTTTCCAGCAGCATCTTGAGCTCGGCCAGGGCCACCGGCTTGGTCAGGTAGTGGAAGGCTCCGGCCTTCATCGCCTGCACCGCGTCTTCGATGTTGCCGTAGCCGGTCATCATGATCGGCTTGATCTGCGGCGCGCGGGCGCTCACTTCGCGGATCAGCTCATGGCCACTCATGCCCGGCAGGGAATTGTCGGTGAGCAGCACATCGGGCAGCTGGTCCTGCAACAGCTCCAGCGCCTCTTCGGCCGAATGGCACACCAGGGCCTCGAAGTTCTTGCGCTCGAGGTAGGTCTGGATATTCCCGGCCAGCAGCTCGTCGTCTTCGACAATCAATACGCTGTGTTCCATTACCTGCGCCCCCCGGCGACCTTGAAGTTCAGGCAGATGCGCGTGCCTTCCCGCTCGCGGCTGGTCAGGCTGACCTTGCCGCCGAAGCGCTCCATGATCCGCTTGACCATCACCAGCCCGACACCGAGGCCGCCCTGCTTGGTGGTGTAGTAGGGCTTGAAGGCCATGGTTTCCTGCTTGCGCGTCATGCCCTGGCCGGTATCGGTGATGGCCAGCAGCAGGCGCTTGCCGGAGCTGTCGGGCTTGACCTCGATGCGCAGCAGGCCGCCGTTGGGCATGGCTTCGATGGCGTTGGCGAACAGGCTGTTGAGCACCTGCGCCAGCAGCACCCGGTGGCTGACCACCGCCGGCGCCGCCTCGGCGTGGAACTCCACCCGCACGCCGGAGTGACGGATCTGCTGATCGAAACCGTGCAGTGCCTCGCTGATCACCGCCACCGGCTCCACCACCTCGACGTCGCCGGACAGCGGCCGCGCCGAGATCAGCAGCTCGCGCACCCACTTCGACATGCGGTCCACCTGGCTGATGATGTCGGCGATGTTCTTCTGCACCGGCGGCGCCACCAGTTCCTGGGCGAGCTCGGCGCTGGAGCGGATCGACGCCAGCGGATTGCGCAGGCTGTGGGCCACGGCGGAAGACATCTCGCCGAGGGCGACGAAGGTCTCGTTGGCGATCAGCTGGCTCTGCTGCTGGGCCAGCAGCCCCTGGGCGCGCCGCACGATCCAGAACAGGCCGAAGTAGATCAGCCCGCCACCGATGGCAGTGGCCAGCCAGATCAGCACGAAGCCGCGCTGGATGCGCTGCACCAGGTCGCGGGGTTCCTTGTAGATTTCCACCACCGACGCCACATTGCCCTGCTCGTCCAGCAGCGGGATGTAGTTCTCGATGAACAGGGTGCGCGGGGCGCGGAGGAATTTCTGCTCGCTGCGCCCGCCGGTGACCTCGTCGTAGCTGGTGGCCACCTGCTGCGGCGAAGAGAACGCCAGCTCCAGGTCGTCGTTGCCGCTCATGTCCCTCCCCACCAGCGCCGGGTTGGTGGACCAGACGATCACCCGGTCGGCGCCGTAGATATTGGCCAGCAGGGCATCGGGCAGCATCGCGATGTGATCGAGGAATTCATTGCGCGCCCGCTGCCGCGCTTCCAGCATGCTCTGCGGGTGGTGGCCGTCCTGGCGGGCGTCCAGCAACTCGCCCATGGTCATGCTCGGCGGCAGCGCCACGTGGCGGATTTCAGCCGAAGCGATGGACTGGATGAACTGTGAGCTGAGCATCGCATCGCGCTCGATGCTCTCGGTCACTACGAAGCGCGTGGAGATGATCCCAAGGCCGATGGCCACGCTGGCGATCACCACCAGGCTGACCAGCGAGAACCAGCGCAACAGGTTGAACTGCGGCGGCGGGGAATCGCCGGTCTTGCCGATCGCGTACCTATCCCGGATCACCGACAGAGCGCTCATGGAAACCTTCCTATGCGTTGCGTGATGGGTTCGTCCCGTCGTGCCAACCGGGCGGCCTTGGACGCTTGGAGCGGTGCATAAACCAGACCTGTTTTGCCCAGGCACCTCGAAAGCCCTCTAGCATGCGGATTCCCCGGTTTTCCCCGGGTTTTTCCCCACTCCCCCACCACCCCCAGATTCACCCAGTTCTGGGGGGACTCCCCCACCTCGACGGCAGCGTCGGCGACCTTTTTCGCCACGAGTGGAAGCCCTGAACGGCGCGGCCTGGCGAGGCGATTTCGCAACACTGGCACGCTCGTTGCGGAGGGCCGGGCAGCCAGCCTGTGGCACAGCGAATCCGCAGCAAGGCGCCCACATTGCAAGAGGGAAAGCTCATGCAACGCACACTCTCCAAGGCCACCACCTCGATCCTCCTCATCGTCGCGGCGGACCAGGCGCCCGCAG is part of the Pseudomonas lalkuanensis genome and harbors:
- a CDS encoding sigma-54-dependent transcriptional regulator; translation: MEHSVLIVEDDELLAGNIQTYLERKNFEALVCHSAEEALELLQDQLPDVLLTDNSLPGMSGHELIREVSARAPQIKPIMMTGYGNIEDAVQAMKAGAFHYLTKPVALAELKMLLEKALEAQRLEHKLDFYHSRAAQDAGLAALIGDSPAMLEVKSMVRRLLDAESRMAEAELPAVLIEGETGTGKELIARALHFDGARGKGPFVEFNCASIPAHLLEAELFGHEKGAFTDAKDRRLGLVEAADGGTLFLDEVGEMDLVLQAKLLKLLEDRTIRRIGSVKERKVNLRIISATNCNLEQMVQQGKFRRDLFFRLRIISIRVPRLYARGDDILLLARHFLKQHGKRYGKPGLQFCAEAEHLLQSYSWPGNVRELRNMLEQTVLLAQGQLVTAAQLHICPTLVDEPAGHYRTHGNGQGAEPEAERDMVVRMLDKTDWNVTKSARLLGLTRDMLRYRIEKLGLVRPDRRH
- a CDS encoding response regulator transcription factor, encoding MQSRTQPIRVMLIDCRPLVLMGLHDLINARKPRMEVCGQASTYAHALDRADQLRPNVIFFSFFPDALDPLDVISLLARRHEMKVLLLKGLYEAVPVARAIDAGARGVVLAEDPTESIIRAIIKVHHRDIGLDRAWAGGLSNYSAAGQVRVNADPERARYSQLTLRERELIRAIVGDPSAKYMCIAARLGISEHTVHNHLSSIYHKLNLINRVDLLMYALKHGLASGGEPPDSTWVEMD
- a CDS encoding sensor histidine kinase, yielding MSALSVIRDRYAIGKTGDSPPPQFNLLRWFSLVSLVVIASVAIGLGIISTRFVVTESIERDAMLSSQFIQSIASAEIRHVALPPSMTMGELLDARQDGHHPQSMLEARQRARNEFLDHIAMLPDALLANIYGADRVIVWSTNPALVGRDMSGNDDLELAFSSPQQVATSYDEVTGGRSEQKFLRAPRTLFIENYIPLLDEQGNVASVVEIYKEPRDLVQRIQRGFVLIWLATAIGGGLIYFGLFWIVRRAQGLLAQQQSQLIANETFVALGEMSSAVAHSLRNPLASIRSSAELAQELVAPPVQKNIADIISQVDRMSKWVRELLISARPLSGDVEVVEPVAVISEALHGFDQQIRHSGVRVEFHAEAAPAVVSHRVLLAQVLNSLFANAIEAMPNGGLLRIEVKPDSSGKRLLLAITDTGQGMTRKQETMAFKPYYTTKQGGLGVGLVMVKRIMERFGGKVSLTSREREGTRICLNFKVAGGRR
- a CDS encoding oxidoreductase codes for the protein MRTWFITGASRGFGALIAAQALAAGDAVIATARKPEDVVARLGDHPNLLAVRLDVTRESEAHEAVAEGIKRFGRIDVLLNNAGYGILGAVEETSAQEVERIYATNVFGLLNVTRAVLPHMRRQRSGHVINISSLGGYQSYYGWGVYGSTKFAVEGISEALHQELAPLGVKVTVVEPGFFRTDFLDEQSLVKTALELADYDETVGAMRRFAEGANHAQPGDPSKFAGAILTLVNATNPPQRLALGSDAVQRIADKHCLVEGEVAAWKALSLSTDIEA
- a CDS encoding DUF3203 family protein, giving the protein MIVSIDLDRGLCSLLLNSHLVELPIHQVVVGTDEALDAPVIHCVDGDAVISDAQARMLIGVGARDARKQPPGNCGTKG